The stretch of DNA CAATGGGCCGACGCAGAACAGTTTCGGCAGTGACTCGCCGGGGCGGGGAATTCCCTCCTTTATCGCCTTCACGGCGCGGGGCTCCAGCCACTCGAACGTGTTCGACAGAATGCCCTTCGCTCTGGGAAGCTGCTTGAAGAGACCAAGAGTGGTACTGTACTGCCTGTTGTCACGATCGAGCAGGACCTCCGGCAAGTCGGACGCCGGAATTGGGTGAACTCCAGGGAAGTGCAGCAAGGAGCGCCCCATCTCCCCGAAGGAGACGGCGGAGCGCATGACGGGGATATGCAGGAAGGTGGCAAGAGCCGACACGCAAAGGGTGAAGAACACGTAGGCTGGGACACCGAGCTCTGCGGCTGCGTCAAGCCCGTACGCGCAGAAAAAGTCGGTGATGAGAGCCTTCACAGACGGGAGAGACCTCAGAAAGGCGAGGAGGGCGGCGTTGGTGGCGCGGATGTCGGCGATGAGGGTGATGAAAGGGTCGGCGTTGGGATCGGCCGCGTCCTCGGAGCGGGTTGTTGCCGGCGGGAGCAGGTGGAAGGATACAGCAGGGTAGGAGGCAGAGAGGCGGGCAATAGTTTGTGAGGAGTCACCTGTGGACGGAACATCGGCGACGGCGACGGTGACGGGAGCGCCATGTCCGGCGAGGTGATTCGCGAGCTGCGTCATGGGGTGGAGGTGACCCCTGACCATCCATGTGTAGAGCACGACGGTGCTTCCCATAGGTGGTTGTGTTCCTTGCCTACTTTGCAAATTGTGTCACGCAACTGAAGGAGAGAGACTGAGTGGAACTGGCAAACTGAAAAAGAGACTTATAGTGGCTAGCAGGCTAGATATGCTTATCGTGAATTCAGAATCAACCGAGCAGGCCAAGTACTTAATTGATGATACTCATGACAGGCGGCTAGTTTGCTAAATAAAAAGGGAGACAGGCGGCCACAACGAAAATTAAAATTGGTAGTAGTAATGTTTCGCTCTCGCAGGGGACTTAGCACTAGTTTTCATAAGAAAAAAAAAGGAGAGC from Triticum urartu cultivar G1812 chromosome 3, Tu2.1, whole genome shotgun sequence encodes:
- the LOC125544672 gene encoding anthocyanidin 5,3-O-glucosyltransferase-like yields the protein MGSTVVLYTWMVRGHLHPMTQLANHLAGHGAPVTVAVADVPSTGDSSQTIARLSASYPAVSFHLLPPATTRSEDAADPNADPFITLIADIRATNAALLAFLRSLPSVKALITDFFCAYGLDAAAELGVPAYVFFTLCVSALATFLHIPVMRSAVSFGEMGRSLLHFPGVHPIPASDLPEVLLDRDNRQYSTTLGLFKQLPRAKGILSNTFEWLEPRAVKAIKEGIPRPGESLPKLFCVGPLVGEERGSNANHECLVWLDKQPAGSVVFVCFGSASSVPAEQLNEIAVGLEKSGHAFLWAVRAPVAPDADSTKRFEGRGDAAVDALLPDGFLDRTRGRGMELSSWAPQVEVLRHPATGAFVTHCGWNSTLEAVMAGVPMLCWPMYAEQRMNKVFVVEEMKLGVALNGYDEAMVKAEEVEAKVRLVMESEQGNEIRQRMTKAQEIAANALEIGGSSAAAIIDLLDSLKISTND